The DNA segment GCCTCACATCTGTGTTCATTGCTGCTGTCATACTGTTCTGTggattaattttatgtttatatatatatctaatcaGTTTGCCAGTTGCTGGCTTATCCATTATATTTGGCTTTCAAATTAGTTCCAAAGCCaagaacaaaagataaagaatttcaaaagcttgattttaaaatagcaaGAATTCGGTCTAATGTTGGTTCAATTAGGAGTTGATGGGCTGCATTAtggttaaatatttaataattaaatttttgacTAGTGAATCTAGTGCAGATTAGTATCTCTGAACGATTCATTTTTCTGATAAAACTCTGATGCCCACTTTCAGAGCATGGGCTTCAGAAACAGGCAATTTGATTGAATCCGATTTCTGTTACCTACTAGCTGTGTAATCTCAGGCAATTTGCTTaatctctatgcctcagtttcttcctctgtaaataGTGATACCACCGCCTACTCATTTTGTAGTGTTGTGGGGAAGATTAGAGATGTATGTAAAAGTGCTTCGCATTTCTTAATGCATAGGAGTTGCTCAATATACATCAGCTATTATTATCATTCACTCTTACTGACCTTCAACTATGTGCTCattatggaaaatatttgaacagtCTATGCTTAcggaaaaaaaatttcaaaattatacaaCTAAATTTAAGAGGGGAGAATGACAGTGATGTTAAATTTCCCAGCGTATGTATGAAAAGTAGCACCTCTCTGATGGAACACACATTTTTAGAACAGAAACCTTATGGTATAATGGAAAGAACACTGGAGAGTCAGTCTTCAGTTCTAACTCTGGCTATGACCTTATCTAACTGTATGGCTTTAGGCACTCCAGCTACCCACTCTGGAGCTCAGCTGCTTCATCTGGCTGGACTCAAATGATCTCTAAGATCCTTTGTGGCTGCAGAATTCTTTATTGCATGTAATAAAAATCACCCTAGCTTGCTTACCGCCTTGCTCTGTTTTGTTATGGTCGTTTGTTAACTTGAATCTGAGTCATAAACATCCATAAAGATAGCACAGTGAAAGAACTGATAATCAGATTTGCAAATAATCCAAGTTGAAGTTTAAACaaagagaacaaagcaaaatagattcacattgagatctttttgatattttttattctgtagTCAGTAGGTTATTAGATGGCAAGCGTGCCTGATAGCATCATATATATTCAACTGAAATCTTTCTATAGAAAACAGTTGGCTGATGGCAAAATAAAATAccactctcttttctctcatcaggttgatccttaaaaaaaaaaaaaatctatccagtAAAGGGCTttcatgaagaaattaaagagagaaattaCAAGTAAGAGAGAAACTAGGAATTATACGCTGGAGAAACCACCACCTAAAATAACTGTATGGAGTAAGACACAAAGAGTGAATACATCTGAAAGAATTTTTACTTACTATgatattttctgcccattttttcatcGTAAAGACTgctaaggaagagagaatatagtttTCTAGAGAAAGAACGAGTGTAATGTAAAAATGGAGACCACAGTTTCTGAAATTCAAGTTGAAAGCAAGGATGAGAAGAGACCAACAGAAGTTAGTCCTCAAGATGAGAGGCAAGAGGAAAGAGCATCAGTGCTTTGcttcaagagaagaaagaaagcaaccAAAGCAATGAAGCCCAAGGCTAGCTCTGAAGCTGCTGGGGCAACAATGAAGTGTCCACCAGAAGCAGAAGCTTCCGATCAGCCACAGCCCCCAGGGGGTGCCTGGGCCTCAATCAAACGTCTTGTAACACGCAGGAAAAGGTCAGAATCTTCAAAGCAGCAAAAGCTCTTTGAGGCTAaagtacaacctgaaatcagTGCTGAGGATGCTGATCTTtctaagaaaaaggcaaaatccGGACTTAAGATTCCTTGCATAAAATTctcaaaaggagagaaaagaagtaaTCATTCCAAAATTATAGAAGACTCAGACTGCAGCATCAGAGTCCAGGGAGAGGCAGAACATTTGGATACAAAAGCTGCAGCCCAATCAGATGACCAGGCAACAAAGACCAAGTTGCCCCAGGATGTAAGTAAAGACGTCTCACGGAAAGGAGGTGATGAGATCTGTGAACCAAAGGTGAGCAACAGCACAACTACACCTGGAGAAAAAGTGATTTCAGTAGAACTTGGGTTAGATACCAGGCATTCTGCTGTTCACCCAGGAACTCTAATCCTTGAAGGAGATACTGAAACGATTGAGGAAAAACAGAGTGTTCAACCCCCACAAGCAAGCGCACTTGAAACTTCAGAAACAGAACAGCCACCAGTGGTTTCCGATGTTCTTCCCTCACCTACAATCCCAGATCAGCAAATTGTGGAAGAAGCTAGAAGCAATATCCTAGAAAGTGAACCAAATTGGGAAGAGCACGAAAGTAGAGAAGTTGTAGCCGAGGAGAGTGAGCCTAAAGATACTGAACTGAGCCAGGAATCTGAGCTGAGAGAAAATGAGGTCACTGCAGAGAAACCCAAaccagaagaaagcaaaagaatggagccaattgctattattattacagaCACTGAAATCAGTGAATTTGATGTTAAGAAATCTAAAAATGTCCCTAAGCAATTCTTAATTTCTATTGAAAATGAGCAAGTAGGGGTTTTTGCTAATGATAGTGGTTTTGAGGGTAGAACTTCAGAACAGTATGAAACACTCTTAATAGAAACAGCTTCTTCTCTTGTTAAGAATGCCATCCAATTGTCTATAGAACAGCTGGTTAATGAAATGGCCTCTGatgataataaaatgaacaatctTCTACAGTGACTTAATTTCCAGATgatgagaggaaaagaaaaaaggcttaaTGCTAATTATTATACATATTTGTGGCATTTCTTAATCAGTTACAAATGAGAGGTTTATCATCTGTGGAACTTAAAGGTACAGTTCCAGCCCAAAAATGCTAAAGAATTAAGTTTATAAAACTCTCCTACTACTGAAATGCAGTCACTTCTGGATTAGAGGAAGTCAATACAGATTACGATGGAAGTGACATACAGGGAGTTGCTAAAATGACATGTGGAAGTTGGGGTGCTTGGGGGAAGGAAgctgtatttattgagcatttatgaTATACCAGAAACTCTTTAATATTATCTGATGTCAAAAGCCCGGTTTTCTTTTGATAGTTCAATCCTGTATATAGGTTAACATCACATTCgattttcaaagcttttttttttttttacagtgcacttttatgtttaaaatggtGAATAAGGTGAGCTATTTTTGTGAATGTGTGATTTACAGTTGTTACACTCATAGGCAGTAGtcttacctcaaaaaaaaaaattgccttttcCTAATTTCAGCAGAATGTGCATATTTGAATTAAACATGAGTTTTTCTAGTCTTGCTTAAATACCATACAAAAGCCATTcacaatttatttcaaataattaccAAGTGCAAAGGTGTGGAAATAGgcagtgcattttctctctccatctttcttctgcctcaaacCTGTCTAAATCTATTTCTACATGGGGTCATCTgctgaaaagttaaaaacaaaactgaaaaaactaaacaacagcaacagcaaaaaCAAGAAGAGTGAAATACTGTTTCTCATCCAGGAGAAGCAAACTGCCCGagtaacaaattatcacagatAACATAGGATTCATCTTGCAGGATTGCTTCTCTAGAGACCAAAATTTTCCACCTCTCCTCAAGGAGGGAATTCACAGCCAGCCCAGCAGTAAAAGTCCTAGGAAATCATAATAACTTAGTGCAAATATTactcatttttgaaaaagaatgagcCAAGTTCATAGTTGAATAAAAAGTGAAACGTTATTGCTAAAGCACATTATAGTTTAATGTCAGTATTCTCTCATTGTGCCTATGTGTCAGGAGACACCAGTAACaaacattttacatgtattttgaaaattaactttttcATCAGTATTTTCAATCCAGCTAAtcccttaccaaaaaaaaaaaaaaaaaatgaacttaataTAACAATGAGAAGGgcttatttgcattttatctGGTCATTTAAATCATCAATCTCATCaatagttacctttttttttgaaaaaagtaattCCATTTCAATATTTCCTTGTGTGAAATGGCCATAATACTACAACACACTTCCCTACCTCACAGGTAAAGATCCAAATCGTATAGTCCACACTGTCTAAACTGAGGGACAATGCTGCTCTTACAGTATATGAAGTATAGAGCTTTCCACTTGAGTTGCAAGATATTTATTAAAGAGTATTTGTACATACTTGGAGAAAAGAGTGTACATTAGATGACTGTAAATGATCTGGTGACTTCTTACATTTTTTACGGATTATGTATAGAAAGTATATGCTAATTTGTCCTATAGaaccttctttgtttcttgctgTGAGTAAGTGCATCTTGAGACCTTTGGCAGAAAAATTTAATCTGACTTTGGAACCGAACCAAATAATGGATATGATTAGCAAGATTCTTTGCTAAAGTGCAAAATTATTCCCCCAGACTTTTCTACCTTCATGCCTATAAACTTGGGAGGATAAACCCACAAAAATCCTTCAATTTAGCAACACAAAAGTGGATTTTCAAAACATATGACCCAAGAAATGAATTTTAGTTGTacaatatttaaacattaaaaaaagactgCTAAGTCATTCTCCCTAAAAATACTCTTAATTCACTATATGTGGTGCTAATGGACTTGGATGGCTACCAGCaaatatcatatcatatataaaagtgaacaattttttaaaagctgatcaAAGTTGGTGCATTTTACAGTGTTTTAAGGAATCCTATCTTCATTTATTGCAAGAATGACTCAAGCCAATACACTTGCATTGTAAGTTTTTTAGtaatctctcatgaatgaaaacaaagtatAGCACTTATCagtgattaaaatattttggaaggatTAGGCAtatttggaagttttaaaaacagatatGAGATAAATATGtgtaattaattatttttgttaagaaaacTCTCTCTAGTCCTgggtttctacttttttttccactatggtttgatatatatttttggttaGAATGTATTGTAATTGACTGTTTTTGTGATAAAATGTGTACTCTACTTGCATTCATTCCTAACTGGTTCCTTCTTAATCTTTTCTATTGAGAATATCTGGTGGATTAAATAAATAGGATTCCAGTCTCAAAAAGGAATCCAGAAATTAATTGGTCTCAATCTGAGTATACCTGCCACATGGCCAAATCCTATTAAAGTGAACTCTAAGGTGATCTAAATTGTTTTGTTATAGAAATAAGCAGGAATCAGATAACTTGGAAGCCTcttataaaatatgtttcatttcgataatatttattttaagcaatTGGACCTTATATGCAAGgcattaaatgaatataaataggTCCCTATTCAGTTCCTACCCATTTGACataattaaaatgatcatttaaaagataatttagtaATACcacattaattttcatttaaatttgctGTGATAAATGCTGCCCTTTGAACTCAATTTACAAGGTGTGTTGCTTTATTGGatacttgttaattttttcagCATATTATCTTCTTCCTTTTAAGAGTCAAGTATTATTCACTTTGCTTTACAACCCAGTGAATATGAAAACCCTCTTCTATTTTATGGAGCACTATTCACTTAACATTTTCTCAAAGTACTTTATAGGATATAAAAATAGTACTGGGTAACATTTAAGTAAAGGtagcagaaaacaaaagaactttCAAACAGAAATCATGTTCCctgccacctcctccacctcAAAGAATAATAAGCATGTGGCACAAATGGAATTCTTCAGAAAAGCTGCCTGCATAATTTTCTTTCAAGGTAATGCATTTGACAGTACGAAGTTTGTAATGGTCTTAATTAATGGTCCACTATTTAGTGGAATCAAAGAAActgatttatttctgagagatCATCTTATTTCACCAGTGTCTGTAAAAAGCCTTACTGCTTAAGGTTGTTAAAGATACGGGGTATGGGAGGGCACCAGTCAAATCTGGCTTCTGCATGCAATCCAGAGTTAACTTCATAAATGTTTAACTTCAAGTTGCcttattttttatagttaaaGAGTTAATTTGCAGGGAGGGGGGTGGTTTgcagcagaatttttaaaataattgctagGCTTTAGAATCCCATTGTTTGGAAAAATCCTTTTAATGTCAACTTGATGCAGATCTATAGAGTCTTCTAATTTTATCTGATACTCAATACATCAGGGGTTGATTTTTCTGCCtgccatttctatattttttaaaagtcgttgtttatggtttcaggttctTTAGGTTCAAATTCCTATGATGTTTTATCATGTAACATAAGGTTTCTTATAcagaattcaaaattttaatagtACATTTTGTGgtacagttttgaaaaaaaattcttgtaaTCCTTATTTAGTTACAAAAATCAAACAGAAGGAAGCTACATAAAATTTAGATGTCCTGATTAAATTCAGTTTGATTCAACATGTGTTGAGTATAACATATGCCCAACAATGTTTGTAAAGGAGACAGGCTTCCAGCCCTCCAAGAGCTCAAGCTAGGGAACAGCAACCAGAGGAACTGGGACAGTGATTAAGGCAAAGAGCCATAGGCAGTGCAGGATCATAGTGCCATAGAGGGGAGAATAAAGAGAGAGTGGTTAATTTGTCCATTGTGGGGAGGTGGGCAGTTTGAAAGCATCCAAATGCAGAGCAATTTGAAAGCATTGTTTCTAAATAGTTAAGCAGTTATGTTCATTATGATTTGTGAACAGGTGCAGAAAAAAAGCCTGCATAATGTTACATATTTATAGTAGTTCTTTGTCTGTAAAAATGTTAAGTGGATGAGCtattatgaaagtaaaaattccattttgtaaTTTCTCATTAAAGTTAGTACTATATGACTGGATCAGATgctaatatttaagaaatactcTGTAGAAAAAGGCTTCAactgaattaatatatgtatgaCTCAATATAGAATAAATATCGTAGTGgctcatgtttattttatttatgtaaatcttTTAAGAGAAAGGTGGCATATTTCCTAAAAGTATAAAGATCACACTGATGAAACTGTTGAGTTAGCACTACCAAAGATTTCTGCTCTGCTGATTGGGTGTTAGACTTTACAATGACATGCCTAGAAGAGCGCACTTCcagcaaagaaaaacacaaatatcttGAATTCAATTTCAGTGAAATGTCTATCCACGTACAGGGCATTTCTGACTTTGATGCCATCTATAAATTTGACAGAAGTGTACTTGTTTTCATCATCTCTTGCTATACTCATTAGTTGTCTTTTCTACATTATATTAACCTATCAAttgttagtaatttttttttaagattttatt comes from the Canis aureus isolate CA01 chromosome 9, VMU_Caureus_v.1.0, whole genome shotgun sequence genome and includes:
- the AKAP5 gene encoding A-kinase anchor protein 5, which translates into the protein METTVSEIQVESKDEKRPTEVSPQDERQEERASVLCFKRRKKATKAMKPKASSEAAGATMKCPPEAEASDQPQPPGGAWASIKRLVTRRKRSESSKQQKLFEAKVQPEISAEDADLSKKKAKSGLKIPCIKFSKGEKRSNHSKIIEDSDCSIRVQGEAEHLDTKAAAQSDDQATKTKLPQDVSKDVSRKGGDEICEPKVSNSTTTPGEKVISVELGLDTRHSAVHPGTLILEGDTETIEEKQSVQPPQASALETSETEQPPVVSDVLPSPTIPDQQIVEEARSNILESEPNWEEHESREVVAEESEPKDTELSQESELRENEVTAEKPKPEESKRMEPIAIIITDTEISEFDVKKSKNVPKQFLISIENEQVGVFANDSGFEGRTSEQYETLLIETASSLVKNAIQLSIEQLVNEMASDDNKMNNLLQ